In Candidatus Tanganyikabacteria bacterium, the following are encoded in one genomic region:
- the panB gene encoding 3-methyl-2-oxobutanoate hydroxymethyltransferase — translation MDTRKPVTVPALRRMKAERRPIVAVTAYDYASAVAVDQAGVDLILVGDSLGTVILGHRDTLAVTLDEMLHHTRAVTRGARHALVVGDMPFMSYPDPAEAVRSGGRFFKETGVAAVKLEGGGPVQVACVKALVEQGMPVVAHLGFTPQRIHEFGGYRVQGRTDEAADRMVHEAGLLEEAGAAALVLELVPPALAQRITADLGIPTIGIGAGPHCDGQIQVFHDLVGLFTDHVPKHAARYASLHAEIKLAVERYGADVRAGTFDTASSPA, via the coding sequence ATGGACACCCGTAAACCAGTCACCGTGCCCGCATTGCGCCGCATGAAAGCGGAGCGGCGGCCGATCGTGGCCGTCACGGCCTACGATTACGCTTCCGCGGTCGCGGTGGATCAGGCCGGGGTGGACCTCATCCTGGTGGGCGACAGCCTCGGGACGGTCATCCTGGGCCATCGCGACACGCTCGCCGTGACCCTCGACGAGATGCTCCACCACACGCGAGCCGTGACGCGCGGCGCCCGCCACGCCCTGGTCGTGGGCGACATGCCCTTCATGAGCTATCCCGATCCGGCCGAGGCGGTGCGCAGCGGCGGGCGCTTCTTCAAGGAGACCGGCGTTGCGGCCGTCAAGCTCGAGGGCGGCGGACCTGTGCAGGTCGCGTGCGTCAAGGCCCTCGTGGAGCAGGGGATGCCCGTCGTGGCGCACCTGGGGTTCACGCCCCAGCGCATCCACGAATTCGGCGGCTACCGCGTCCAGGGCCGCACCGACGAAGCGGCCGACCGGATGGTGCACGAAGCCGGCTTGCTCGAGGAGGCCGGGGCGGCGGCACTGGTTCTCGAACTCGTGCCGCCGGCGCTCGCGCAGCGCATCACCGCCGACCTGGGCATTCCCACCATCGGCATCGGCGCCGGTCCGCATTGCGACGGGCAAATCCAGGTGTTTCACGACCTGGTCGGCCTCTTCACCGACCACGTGCCCAAACATGCGGCGCGCTACGCGTCGCTGCACGCCGAGATCAAGCTGGCCGTGGAACGCTATGGCGCCGATGTACGGGCAGGTACCTTTGACACCGCCAGTTCGCCAGCCTAG
- a CDS encoding Glu/Leu/Phe/Val dehydrogenase gives MVKEPVRISPLAAAREQLAKCADILGIDAGLRERLAYPDRVIQTHSPVRMDDGRIRMFPGYRVQHNNALGPYKGGLRFHPQVDLDEVTALAMLMTWKCALVGLPFGGAKGGITVDPRKLSLRELESLTRRFTSDMVTVFDPKKDIPAPDMQTGPREMAWIMDTWSVNMGYAAPGVVTGKPIAIGGSLGRVEATGRGVVIVLLELLRFKGVPHKGARMAVQGFGNVGSTAALLAHQSGFKVVAASDQYGGFYNPDGLDIPGMVKFTQAHGSLQGYDGDADPMDNEALLVCDCDILIPAALENQITQENAERIKAAYIVEAANAPTTPAGEAILERKDVIIVPDILANAGGVVVSYFEWVQGLSELFWTEDEVNQRLREILERAFDSVANLVTTRDLSFRMGAYSLGVGRVTEALRLRGLYP, from the coding sequence CTGGTAAAGGAACCGGTCCGCATCTCGCCGCTCGCCGCGGCCCGCGAGCAACTCGCCAAGTGCGCGGACATCCTCGGAATCGACGCCGGATTGCGCGAGCGCCTCGCCTATCCCGATCGCGTCATCCAGACCCACAGCCCGGTGCGGATGGACGATGGCCGAATCAGGATGTTCCCGGGCTACCGCGTCCAGCACAACAACGCCCTGGGGCCTTACAAGGGCGGCCTCCGCTTCCATCCGCAGGTCGATCTCGACGAGGTCACCGCCCTGGCGATGCTCATGACCTGGAAGTGCGCCCTGGTGGGCCTGCCGTTCGGCGGCGCCAAGGGCGGCATCACGGTCGATCCCCGCAAGCTGTCGCTGCGCGAGCTGGAGAGCCTCACGCGGCGCTTCACCTCGGACATGGTCACGGTCTTCGACCCCAAGAAGGACATCCCGGCGCCCGACATGCAGACGGGTCCGCGTGAAATGGCGTGGATCATGGACACCTGGAGCGTCAACATGGGCTATGCGGCGCCCGGTGTCGTGACCGGCAAGCCCATCGCCATCGGCGGTTCTCTCGGCCGCGTCGAGGCGACCGGCCGCGGCGTCGTGATCGTCCTGCTGGAATTGCTGCGCTTCAAGGGGGTGCCTCACAAGGGCGCCAGGATGGCCGTCCAGGGGTTCGGCAACGTGGGGTCCACCGCGGCCCTGCTCGCGCACCAGTCCGGCTTCAAGGTCGTGGCCGCGAGCGACCAGTACGGCGGCTTCTACAATCCGGACGGCCTGGACATCCCGGGCATGGTCAAGTTCACCCAGGCGCACGGCTCGCTCCAGGGCTATGACGGCGATGCCGACCCGATGGACAACGAGGCCCTGCTGGTCTGCGATTGCGATATCCTCATCCCGGCGGCCCTGGAAAACCAGATCACCCAGGAAAACGCCGAGCGCATCAAGGCGGCCTACATCGTCGAGGCGGCCAACGCGCCCACCACGCCGGCCGGCGAGGCGATCCTCGAGCGCAAGGACGTGATCATCGTGCCCGACATCCTGGCCAACGCGGGCGGCGTGGTCGTGAGCTACTTCGAGTGGGTGCAGGGCCTGTCCGAGCTCTTCTGGACCGAGGACGAAGTCAATCAGCGCCTGCGGGAAATCCTGGAGCGCGCCTTCGACAGCGTCGCCAACCTGGTGACCACTCGGGACCTTTCATTCCGGATGGGCGCCTATAGCCTCGGCGTCGGTCGCGTGACCGAAGCCCTGCGCCTCCGCGGCCTGTATCCCTGA
- the mtnA gene encoding S-methyl-5-thioribose-1-phosphate isomerase, producing MKTVAWAEGAVELIDQTRLPHELVVLQLRQSDQVARAIATMQVRGAPAIGVAAAMGLALAAGEIAAADGAELVDRLEERAREFKALRPTAVNLAWALDRILAAARDRKHLAPADLARYLQLEAQVMATEDVEINRAMGRNAVSLFPDAGDVLTICNTGSLATVEYGTALGCIRAAVEAGKRLHVWVCETRPRLQGARLNAWELLRDEIPFTVITDGMAAHMMARGRVDMVVAGADRIAANGDTANKIGTYSLAVLAHFHKIPFYIAAPVSTFDPHLPTGAAIPIEERDIEEVTHIGGQRVMPEGVVVANPSFDVTPAQLIRRIVCERAVLQAPYDKAIAGLFAQAQAR from the coding sequence GTGAAGACCGTCGCCTGGGCCGAAGGGGCGGTCGAACTCATCGACCAGACCCGGTTGCCCCACGAACTCGTCGTGCTGCAGCTTCGGCAGTCGGACCAGGTCGCGCGCGCCATCGCCACGATGCAGGTGCGTGGCGCACCGGCCATCGGCGTCGCGGCCGCGATGGGCCTCGCGCTGGCGGCCGGCGAGATCGCGGCCGCCGACGGCGCCGAACTGGTGGACAGGCTGGAAGAGCGGGCCCGGGAGTTCAAGGCCCTGCGGCCTACCGCGGTCAACCTGGCCTGGGCCCTGGATCGCATCCTGGCGGCGGCCCGGGATCGCAAGCACCTCGCGCCGGCCGATCTCGCGCGCTACCTGCAACTCGAGGCGCAGGTGATGGCCACCGAGGACGTGGAGATCAACCGCGCCATGGGGCGAAACGCCGTCTCGCTCTTTCCGGACGCCGGAGACGTCCTGACCATCTGCAACACCGGCTCGCTCGCGACGGTCGAGTACGGCACCGCCCTGGGCTGCATCCGGGCGGCCGTCGAAGCCGGCAAGCGGCTGCACGTGTGGGTCTGCGAAACCAGGCCCCGGCTCCAGGGAGCCCGCCTCAACGCCTGGGAACTCCTGCGCGACGAGATCCCGTTCACCGTCATCACCGACGGCATGGCGGCGCACATGATGGCGCGGGGCCGCGTGGACATGGTCGTCGCCGGCGCGGATCGCATCGCGGCCAACGGCGATACCGCCAACAAGATCGGCACCTATTCGCTGGCCGTCCTGGCGCACTTCCACAAGATCCCGTTCTACATCGCGGCGCCGGTCTCCACGTTCGATCCGCACCTGCCGACCGGGGCCGCCATCCCCATCGAGGAACGCGATATCGAGGAAGTCACGCACATCGGCGGACAGCGCGTGATGCCGGAGGGTGTGGTGGTGGCCAATCCCTCGTTCGACGTGACGCCCGCCCAGTTGATCCGGCGCATCGTCTGCGAACGCGCCGTCCTGCAGGCGCCGTACGACAAGGCCATCGCGGGCCTGTTCGCCCAGGCGCAAGCTCGCTAG
- a CDS encoding C39 family peptidase — MQKTASARLGAYAASGTAALAKPVVQLDVKPAKAASAALAATAVAADKPTQSLAKAGQLFKSGAVFKLFGAEKSSAPASTSKVHTLNVKPQDQFANTTDRNACGTTSLAMIMDYWYPGRKGNDHFTIDKEIRRADLFSTPDNLARYAESHGLRASVKTEASLSDIKYALDRGLPVQVVIDPDGDKSDFVTHFVVVEGYETDASGKITRLRISDPAGGDKYTLDADTFMKRWTDLHYSGVPSGMSRMMITYAPKDNRPITGLDGVTRRANDIKLPGNSLFHDIFSNSTPARTLGNGISDVVSGAANLDLGTFAGGLVKTVGGAVGTALSIGGGYAQKGGDAAINWANKQWKSGGVLGKIGAVFGWAGGGIAKGVGFAVQKVGNAIGWVAGKVGDGVRKVGNAISDGAKAVGNAIADGAKAVGNAVGSAAKAVGKGIKKIFSGW, encoded by the coding sequence ATGCAGAAGACTGCTTCCGCGCGCCTTGGCGCCTACGCCGCTTCGGGCACCGCGGCCCTGGCCAAGCCCGTCGTGCAACTCGACGTGAAGCCCGCGAAGGCGGCCTCCGCAGCCCTGGCGGCGACGGCGGTCGCGGCTGACAAGCCGACGCAGTCCCTGGCCAAGGCCGGGCAACTCTTCAAGAGCGGAGCGGTCTTCAAGCTCTTCGGCGCCGAAAAGAGCAGCGCCCCGGCTTCGACCTCCAAGGTCCATACCCTCAACGTCAAGCCGCAGGACCAGTTCGCCAACACGACCGACCGCAACGCCTGCGGCACGACGTCCCTGGCGATGATCATGGACTACTGGTACCCGGGCCGTAAGGGCAACGACCACTTCACGATCGACAAGGAGATCCGCCGGGCCGACCTCTTCTCGACCCCCGACAACCTCGCCCGGTACGCCGAGAGCCACGGCCTGCGCGCCAGCGTGAAGACCGAGGCCTCCCTGTCGGACATCAAGTACGCCCTGGATCGGGGCCTGCCGGTGCAGGTCGTCATCGATCCCGACGGGGACAAGAGCGACTTCGTCACGCACTTCGTGGTCGTCGAGGGCTACGAGACCGACGCGTCGGGCAAAATCACCCGGTTGCGGATCTCCGATCCGGCCGGCGGCGACAAGTACACCCTGGACGCCGACACGTTCATGAAGCGCTGGACCGACCTGCACTACAGCGGGGTGCCGTCCGGCATGAGCCGCATGATGATCACTTACGCCCCCAAGGACAACCGGCCCATCACCGGCCTGGATGGCGTCACCCGCCGGGCCAACGACATCAAGCTTCCGGGCAATAGCCTCTTCCACGACATCTTCTCCAACTCGACGCCGGCCCGCACGCTGGGCAACGGCATCTCGGACGTCGTGTCGGGCGCCGCCAACCTGGATCTGGGCACCTTCGCGGGCGGCCTGGTCAAGACGGTCGGCGGAGCGGTCGGCACCGCCCTCAGCATCGGCGGCGGCTACGCCCAGAAGGGCGGCGACGCGGCCATCAATTGGGCCAACAAGCAGTGGAAGTCCGGCGGCGTGCTCGGCAAGATCGGCGCCGTGTTCGGCTGGGCCGGCGGCGGCATCGCCAAGGGCGTGGGCTTCGCGGTCCAGAAGGTCGGCAACGCCATCGGCTGGGTGGCCGGCAAGGTCGGCGACGGCGTCCGCAAGGTCGGCAACGCCATCAGCGACGGCGCCAAGGCGGTCGGCAACGCCATCGCGGACGGTGCGAAGGCCGTCGGCAACGCGGTCGGCAGCGCGGCCAAGGCCGTCGGCAAGGGCATCAAGAAGATCTTCTCCGGCTGGTAA
- a CDS encoding UTP--glucose-1-phosphate uridylyltransferase → MSIHQTFEKLVARYRSGAWKAQDNILTAEVTAPLPGDIATLPPDDTSDRRELERLGQEALRRGELGLVILAGGMATRFAWDKPKGLFPIYQATSFLGWKITWAREICGERLPIHIMTSFHTHEAIREHLEEHDFFGHDPASVHLFQQYRFRRLTPDGTFFDSPGGQENDAAPGHGDFADALRTSGLLGRFLSGGGRVILFSNVDNLGATPDLAIVGYHLQTGAEMTAEVAAKAKGDKGGAPARVGGRLQLVEGFAFPPGFDQDSVPVFNTATYCFDARALDREFDLPWYVVEKSVEGQSVIQFEHLAGDLSCTLATRFLAVDRDDRFIPVKSQADVPEAQARIARKAERLSSVLSF, encoded by the coding sequence GTGTCGATTCACCAGACCTTCGAGAAGCTCGTCGCACGGTACCGGAGCGGCGCCTGGAAAGCCCAGGACAACATCCTCACCGCCGAGGTCACGGCGCCGCTGCCGGGCGACATCGCCACGCTCCCGCCGGACGATACGTCCGACCGGCGGGAGCTCGAGCGTCTGGGCCAGGAGGCCCTGCGCCGGGGCGAACTGGGGCTGGTGATCCTCGCGGGCGGCATGGCCACGCGCTTCGCCTGGGACAAGCCGAAGGGGCTGTTTCCGATCTACCAGGCGACGAGCTTCCTGGGCTGGAAGATCACCTGGGCGCGGGAAATCTGCGGCGAGCGCCTGCCGATCCACATCATGACCAGCTTTCACACCCACGAGGCCATCCGGGAGCACCTGGAGGAGCACGACTTCTTCGGACACGACCCGGCCAGCGTGCACCTGTTCCAGCAGTACCGGTTCCGGCGCCTCACCCCGGACGGCACGTTCTTCGACAGCCCGGGCGGCCAGGAAAACGACGCGGCGCCTGGCCACGGCGATTTCGCCGACGCCTTGCGGACTTCGGGCCTGCTCGGGCGCTTCCTCTCCGGCGGCGGCCGGGTAATCCTGTTTTCGAACGTGGACAACCTGGGGGCGACGCCCGATCTGGCCATCGTGGGCTACCACCTGCAGACCGGGGCCGAGATGACCGCGGAGGTCGCGGCCAAGGCCAAGGGCGACAAAGGCGGCGCCCCGGCGCGGGTCGGCGGGCGCCTGCAACTGGTGGAAGGCTTCGCGTTTCCCCCCGGGTTCGACCAGGACTCGGTGCCGGTCTTCAACACGGCGACCTACTGCTTCGACGCCCGCGCACTGGATCGGGAGTTCGATCTGCCGTGGTACGTCGTCGAGAAGAGCGTGGAAGGGCAGAGCGTCATCCAGTTCGAGCACCTCGCGGGCGACCTTTCTTGCACGCTCGCCACGCGCTTCCTGGCCGTGGACCGCGACGACCGCTTCATCCCGGTGAAGAGCCAGGCCGACGTCCCGGAGGCCCAGGCGCGCATCGCCCGCAAGGCCGAACGCCTGAGCAGCGTCCTGAGCTTCTGA